The Imtechella halotolerans DNA window TAAACTTTGGGATGCTGACTTAATTTTCTGTGTAATTAACCGGTCTGCATCGCTAGGAATAAGACTTCCTGAAGGATGATTATGCGCTAATATTAGTGCGGTAGCACCTACTTCCAAAGCGCATTTTAATATTAATCTAACATCCACTAGTGTAGCCGTTATTCCTCCTTTACTAAGCTGTAATTTAAAAATGACTTTATTTGAGTTATTCAAATACACAACCCAAAATTCCTCATGCAACAAATCTCCAATGAAAGGATGTATTAACTCAAAAACAGCTTTACTACTATCTATTTTCTTTTTATCAATTAAAGCTTCATTCCTTCTTCGACGTCCGAGTTCTAAAGCAGCTGCAATAGTAATGGCCTTGGCCTCTCCAATTCCATTAAACCTCATCAATTGTTTAACTGATAATTTACCTAATTCATTAAGATTATTGGAAACCGAAGACAAAATACGTTTACTTAATTCAACGGCACTTTCTTGTTTCGTACCACTTCCTATGAGAATTGCTACAAGTTCAGCATCACTTAAGACACCCCTTCCTTTGTGAAGCAGTTTTTCGCGAGGCCTATCTTCTTCTGCCCATTGCTTAATCGATAAGGGATTTATTTTATCTTGCATGTCTTAAAGATAAAAAATGTAATTTTAATAAAATAGTATCTCAACCATGAAAACACTCTTTGATAAAAACACCCTGGAAGAAATTCAAAATCGATTACAAAAATTGACCCCGGAAACAAAAGCAAAATGGGGAAAAATGAGTATTAATCAGATGCTAGCGCATTGTCAAGAACCTATTTTAGTCTCACTTGGCGAAAAAACCCTCAAGAAGCCAAACTTCTTGATGAAAATGATTTATAGCAGATTCAAAAAATCTCTATATGATGATATTCCATGGAAACAAGGCTTACCCACTGCCCCAGCTTATCGGGTATTTGAAACAAAAAATTTTGAAACAGAAAGAAGCCAATTATTAGAACTTATTCATAAAATATATCTTTCAAAAAACAAAACCCATTGGCCTGAGCACCCTATATTCGGTCAATACACAGGTGAACAAATTGGCAAAATGCAATATAAACACCTAGATCATCATTTCAGACAATTCGGAGTTTAATCTACCTATTTCCACATTATGAATTATCCACCAAAACATCATCAAGAACAAAATTTTGAAAACATTGTATCCCTGATTAAAGAATACCCCCTGGCTACGATGCTTTCAGTTAAAGACAATGACGTCCTAGCCACCCACGTACCTTTAATATATGAAAAAACGGAAAATTACGGAAAGTTAATTGGTCATTTAGATAAATTTAATCCCCAACTAGAGACCATCCAAAACGGAACTCAAGTAACAATCATTTTTCATGGTCCTGACACCTATATCTCTCCTTCTGTATACAGCACCCCTCAACTTCCCACATGGAACTATCTAAAAGCTCACCTAAAGGGTAAGGTTAATTTATATACAGATAAAGAAAAAATAAAGCGAAACTTAATTAGTATGACTGAATTTATGGAAGATCCTTCACCCAATTACATTTTAGCACCGGATAACCCAAGAATGTTAGCATATCTAGATTATATTGTTGGTTTTGAAATTACGATTACAAATTGGGAAGGTAAATATAAGTTCTCCCAAGATAAACTTTCAAAAGATCAAGAATTAGCAAAATTAGAACTAATTAATAAAAATCAACATCGTATAAATGACTTTATAGAACATATATTTTCAAATCATCAACAAGCTTAAAGCAACGTTTTTACATCATCAAAATTAAGTCCTCCATAATTTCCACTACTCATTAGTAGTAAGGCAGTGTTTTGGTATTTTCTACTAAATAAATATTCTTTAAACCCATTAGAATCTGTAAACACTTTTAAATTATTTCTCTGAAATGCAGCAGCTATTTGCTCCTGAGTAATATCCTTAAGTTTTTTTATGGTGACAGCTTCGGGAGAATAAAAAACGACAGCTTCATCCGCATCTTCAAGGGTTCCTTCATATTCATTTAGAAACTCTGCATTCAAACTACTATAGGTATGTAATTCCAAACAGGCAATTAATTTTCGATTAGGATATTGACTCTTAACTGCCTGAGTAGTAGCCTTTACCTTGCTTGGGGAATGAGCAAAATCCTTATAAGCTACGTTACTTTCTGTCTCACCAATTTTTTCCAATCGTTTGGACGCTCCTTTAAAACTAGCTATTGCTTCATAAAAATCATTTTCATCAATTCCCATATTTTG harbors:
- a CDS encoding FMN-binding negative transcriptional regulator; this translates as MNYPPKHHQEQNFENIVSLIKEYPLATMLSVKDNDVLATHVPLIYEKTENYGKLIGHLDKFNPQLETIQNGTQVTIIFHGPDTYISPSVYSTPQLPTWNYLKAHLKGKVNLYTDKEKIKRNLISMTEFMEDPSPNYILAPDNPRMLAYLDYIVGFEITITNWEGKYKFSQDKLSKDQELAKLELINKNQHRINDFIEHIFSNHQQA
- a CDS encoding DUF1569 domain-containing protein translates to MKTLFDKNTLEEIQNRLQKLTPETKAKWGKMSINQMLAHCQEPILVSLGEKTLKKPNFLMKMIYSRFKKSLYDDIPWKQGLPTAPAYRVFETKNFETERSQLLELIHKIYLSKNKTHWPEHPIFGQYTGEQIGKMQYKHLDHHFRQFGV
- the radC gene encoding RadC family protein, translated to MQDKINPLSIKQWAEEDRPREKLLHKGRGVLSDAELVAILIGSGTKQESAVELSKRILSSVSNNLNELGKLSVKQLMRFNGIGEAKAITIAAALELGRRRRNEALIDKKKIDSSKAVFELIHPFIGDLLHEEFWVVYLNNSNKVIFKLQLSKGGITATLVDVRLILKCALEVGATALILAHNHPSGSLIPSDADRLITQKIKSASQSLDIKILDHLIVTEKAYFSFSDQGIL